A window of Nicotiana sylvestris chromosome 8, ASM39365v2, whole genome shotgun sequence genomic DNA:
GGCCTCAGCTTTCTGGTGGCGACTGTGAGAGCTAAGGCCAGCATCTCCAAATGTGGGCAGCAAGTTTATGCTCCCGTTAAAGTTTTACTAACGTAATAAATGTGATATTATGTACCTTCATCCTCAAGGACTAAActgcacttaccgctacttccgaTATAGCAAGGTAGACTAACAGTATTTCACCTTCCTTTGGTTTTGAAAGTAACAGAGGGCTTGACAAGTACATTTTTAAATCTCTCAAAGCCTGCTGGCACTCAGCGGattcgaagttgtttttcttttggaGCAGTGCGAAGAAACAGTGACATTGTTCTTATGATCGAGAAAGAACCTACTCAAAGCTTCCAATCTCCCTATGAGACTTTGGGCTTCTTTCACTCGTGACAACTGGTCCGAGTTGTCATTGATGGACTTGATCTTATCGTGGTTTACCTTAATCCTCTTTTGTGATACCCAAAATCCTAGAAACTTGCCAGAACTCACCCCGAACACGCATTTCTCaaggttaagcttcatgttatgcttccttAGGATGTCAAAAGCTTCTTGTAGATGCTTAAGGCGATCGCATACATTCAATGACTTAACGAGCATATCTTCTATATAAACTTGTATAGTTTTTCCAATTTGTTCCTCAAACATCTTTTTTACGAGATGTTGATAAGTGGCTCTGGCGTTCTACAACCTGAAGGGAATCAATATAGCAATATGTTCCAAAATTCGTTATGAACAAAGTCTTTTCCTCATGTTTCGGGTTCAtattaatttggttgtaccccgaaTAAACATctaggaaactcattaactcgtgcTCGACCGTCACATCGATAATTTGATTGATGTTTGATAGTGGGAACGAGTCTTTCAGGTATGCCTTATTAAAATCCCtataatctacacacatgcaAAATTTATTGTTCTTCTTAGGAATTACAACTACATTAGCTAGACAGTTTAGATAATTTACCTCCCGGATTGAACCAATATCAAGTAAGTGATTTACCTCTTCTATGATAAATTTATTCCTGGCTTCAGCAATGGGGCATTTCTTTTGTCTTACCCGAGGTACTTGGGATCCAAACTTAACTTGTGTATGGCTACCTCCGACGGGATACCTATCATATCACCTTGCGACCATGCAAAACAATCAGTATTAGATTTAAGAAACTCAATAAAGCCAGAGCTGAGCTCGGGGTGCAATCTTGTCTCCAAGTGGTTTCCTTTCTAAGAACTCTTCAACAATGCAACTTGGTCGAGCTCTGATGCCATGGGTTTTGTTGAATCAGTCTCTTATGGTACAtggaaataccttggcacctgaTAGGATTCTGATGCTTCTACCATCCGATTTGGGAGCGGGCACTGGTTCCTATAGTTTCTATGTCGCGTGCTCCTTCTCTTTGCTACTGGAGACCAAAATGGCTTTCATCTCCTTTGTTGCAGGTTGGTCGTCCCTTATCTGTTTAACTCCTTCGGGCGCTGAATATTTCAGCAACTGATGATACGTTGATGGTACAACTATCATCTCATGCAACCATGGTCTTCCCAGAATAATATTATATTCCATATCACAATCTACCACTTCAAAAAGAGTCGTTTTCATCACTCTTTTGGCGTTTGTGGGAAAAACAATCTCGCATAGGGTTGTCATGCTCACGAGGTTGAATATGGCAAGGAGTTTTGTGGCTGAAACAATGCTTCTGATGAGTATAGCATGCTTCAAGACTCTCCATTGTATGATATAGGTCAATCTtcctggatccactagaacacgtttaattttaaagtctagaacatttaaagaaattaccaatgcacCGTTGTACAATAGCAACAATCCATTTTCATCCTCCTTTGTGAATGTGATATTGTCTTTATCAAGTTCCCGGAGTCCTTTGCTATGGGTTATAAAAACATTCGTCTTTGTTGCTACCGAAAAGGTGACCCTGTTGATCTCGTTCCCCTCGAAGATCATGTTGATCATCGGGAGCAGGGGATCTTCCCCTGCTTTCGAGGGTTCTGCGTAGTCCTGGTTGCGACCATAGTTTTTCTTAGCCCGGTCACTCAAGAATTATCTAAGATTACCATTCTTCAACAATGTCGCCACTTCTTCCCAGAGATGTCGGCAGTCCCCAGTCCGGTGTCCATTCATTTTGTTGTATTCACATCACAAGTTGGGATCCCTCTAGCTGGGATCAGATCTTATCAACTGCAAAAACCGTGCTTCTTTGATATTCCTCAGAGATGATACCAACTCTACTACGCTGAGATTGAAATTGTGTTATGATATCCTGGGTAGGAAGGATCCCGCGTACCTGACGCTTACTTGTCATGCAATGATTTATTGTTCTGACAACGATCAAACTTTCTATCAGTAACACATCTATCTGTTGACTGGAAACCTCTTCCGCGGCCTTCGGTCCGTTCGTAGGGCAACAACCGGCCCCTCGAAGACCGTTTGCTCGTGTCTAAGTCATCttctgatttttctttatttctcttcCATCCCTTTGCTGACGGTGGGAAACCGACCTGATCATCTTTGATCCGTATCCTTACCGATTGTGGGCATCTGAGAAATGATGTGCTAATCTCTTGCGGGCTTTGAGATTAAAATTTGTAGCCATTTCCTCGCTATAGAAGTCTTCCCATACACATTTACTCTGCATTTAAAAGGGTAAATATTAGATGGAAAcatcataaatataaattattaaacggtttaaaagatcatttataCTTTAAACAAGTTGAAAATTTGCTTTTTCCGCGAGTATTGGAAATCACTCCATGTCTCATAGGGGCCATCATAAAGCATTTTGATCTCATTGGTGATTATCTTTGTAGTATACTTACCTGGACTGAACCTACAATTTAACaattaaaatacataaaaatattagtaaaaacattataaaacaataaaagcaaaaataacaaataactcttacccgTTACCCTCTtggactatgatgatcctgccatagCGATCATAATGCACTACCTCTGGATCATCATCCTCCGCACATGTATCAGAGGCATGTGTAGACGGTGTAGATTGGGGCTTAGAGCTACAGCCTCGTAAGCAAAGTCGTGAAATGGATGGAGTCAGTGATGAAGATGGTTGTGATCCTTGACACTACGACATAGCTGGATACAATCCATGTTGCTGTGATAGAGATGGTTGTGACCTATATGGTTGTGATATGGATGGCTGCGATCCATGTGGTTGTGATATGTAGGGATGCGATCCACATGGTAGTAATGCAGCTGGACTGTATGTCAGACGTATAGTGCTACGGCCCTATGATGGAAGACCTTGTGGCAACCCCGTCGTACATTCCAAAAGCATCTGCAATCATATCATGAATTCTAGAATATCGATTTCTATTCTCCACCGTCCTACTACTTTCACaaacaaccatgttatgaaatattcCACGCCTACCATCGATCTCTCCATTATTAGTTCACACAAAGTAATTCTCTATAAAACCCTTCCTATAAAGATGAAGCTTAACTTCCTCTAGTTTTTAAACTTCACACAATTGCACATGACACAAGGGAACTTAATTACTCCTTCAATTTGGTAGGATGaaagtgacattgcatgtctaataaagttatcaaccccttctacaaaatcctcccgcaatccaccccgattaggataattcctattgtactTCCAAGTATgatgttccatctatacaaataaaacaaaaataaattgaGATATTTCCATAAGTATTAGAACTACTTAATTTATtctataattatacattaattaaattatttttagttATTTAAGATAAATATTTTTTACTAATTGTAGCAAAAGTAAATTATagtaaatataattaattatgaTTTCATTCAATTTAAACATAAACTATAATATCAATTCATACCCAACAGGTTCAACACTTatccctaaaagttcaattcatatccaaaaagttcaaccAATacccctaaaagttcaattcatatcctaaaagtttaacCCATATCCTAAACAATTTAATTAATACCCTAAGCAATTCAGTTAACCTCACAAAATATAAGCTCTACCTGAAAAGATCAACACATACCTCTAAAAATTCAATTCTTACCTTAAAAGTTCAATTTACAAGAACAAATCCTAAAAACTCGATTCAATTCAAAGTTAAGCATTCAATTCCTAATTAAACTACTAAAGCCAATACAAACTTAAATATTCAATTTACACCTAATGTAATCAATTTAATTCTATTGAATTTTAACATGACCAAAAACCCTAGATTTCAATAAAATTCAAAGTTAAACAATCAATTTAAAGAATAATTAACTAATTCATAACTAATTAACAAAATATTAAAATTATACAAACAATGTAATTTCAAATGCAAACCTAAAAAATTTAGGAGGTGGAGGAGGAGGGGCAGTGACGGCTGTGGAGGCAGTAGCAGCGGCGGCGGGGGCAGTGGCGACGCGGGATGGGGAATGAGATTTGCGTGAGAGAAATAGGGAATGAGTGGGGGAAGGATGTTTTGTGTGTAAGGGAGAAGAGAGTGGGGAGTTAGAAATGTTTTAGAAGAGAATAAGAGAAATGAGGGGGAAAGCTTGCATTTCATATTTGGAATTAAACGTACCGACTGTTGTCGATCGGTACACTTAAGTGACTGTTGACTGTGTTTGACCACAGTTAAGCAACCGACTTCGATATGTTatttaaaaaaaagttaattttttgtgttattattttttaaaatattataaactttaaaaaataatgtaacgacccgatcagtcgTTTTTAGCTTTGCACTTTGCTTATTAGTTtttgggcatgacttgccccgtgtggtgtattatgacttacgaTTTGGTTCTCATTTTAaaatttgaccaagatttgacttgtttgtatgcgatctcagattggaatttttatgatttggttagctccgttaggtgatttgggacttatgagcgtgattggaatgcattttggaggtccgtggaaggtttaggcttgaattggtgaaattgagattttggtgttttctggttgataggtgagattttgatatacagGTCGGAATGGTGTTCCAaaagttgcagtagttttgttgtgtcatttgggaagtgcgtgcaaaatttcaggtcattcgaatgtgTTTTGGTTGGAGTTTTGATCAAGAGCGGAATTCGGAGGATTTTGGAAAGTttagcttgaattcgatgtgtttgggttgatttgatgttgtttgaggtattttgaagattgctgcaattttgaataaggtattgggatatgtttgtgcttttggttgaggtcccgggggcctcgggatggtttcAGATAGTTATCGGGAGGTCGGACTTGGACTTTTGCAGCAGAACATTTGTGGCTTCTGTTGCTTCCGCACATGCGGAATGGTGACGACAGGTGCAATGCCGCTGGTGCATAAAGGAGACCGCAGAAGCGAAGAccttgaccgcatctgcgaggcTGCTGGTGCGATACCtaggtcgcagatgcggaatcgaGTGGAATAAGTGAAATCCACAGAAGTGGGtgtttttccgcagaagcggaagcgcaGGCGTGCTTATGGGATCGCAGGTGCAGAAGTGCttggcagaatgtataaaaattccccttcgcgattttcagtcatGTGTTCACCATTATGTGCGATTTTTGGAGTTCCAAGCTATGATTTCAAGAGAGGATCAAGTATTTCCAAAGAGGTAAGCTACTTTGGCTTTATACCTTGTGTTTATGCtgattatttcattgtttaatcatgaaaaataGTGGAAAAATCTAAGGCAAAGtagggaaattagggcttgaaattggagagtggattctgagaatttgagtgaccatatgaggtcggattttggtaaatttgatatgtacgaactcgtgagaAGTTGAGGATTgtattgatgttaattttatcgagtttttagatgtgggcccggggggccgggtttgagcaatttcgggatttggatgtaaattggatattttcgagtagACTTCATTCCctttgcatattttaatgattatgtactgattgtggctagatttggagcatccggaggtcgatttgtGCGGGcgaaggcatcgcgagctagaggttGGACCGGgacaaggtgagtaatgattgtaaatgatgttctgagggtttgaaaccccggattgcacatcgtattgctatattgaggtgaggcacactcttgatgacgagcatggggtcgtgtacTTTTGGGAATTATgattggtccgtcccgattgatgactttaccacgtatttgactaaaatctatttgctatcatcattatttgggttcaatgccatatttgggcttcacgccaactatttgaacccttcgaggatttttattgatattttctcactgttttgactttaaacttgtactcagtcatgctatattctactattttcaaaactcagccatgtttactttgctttcacacttgaaatgatattttaaatcatattttgggctgagcatcatgttttaatgttgcccgagtggcttatgtgatttttgactgagtaaggccgagggcctgagttgtgaggatacttttgggttgggctgcacgccgtagcggtgatacactgattttgattgtgaggccgagggcctgatatatgtacgccacgaggtgggtTGTTGATATAAGGTCGAGAGCCTAGAGATGATGCCACTAGATGAcctgatattgcgcttgggccgtaaggggcccctccagcagtctacacacccctagtggTCGCGGGTACCCATtgggatgtgagatatagcccgaggggctggtattgtttaaGATATTGCCCgtggggcggatttctgtgcttatctgcactaattgttttgcattcatttgcgcaactgttgaaaaagtcattttcaaagaagtttaaactgagttaagatattttaagagattttacagcttctttgctttcatactagtttttgaactgcttctatacagcatgttgatgcacttttcgtgatttcttaccattcagactttagttatgattattactcactgagttggagtactcactttactccctgcacctcgtgtgcagattcaggtatttctgaacccggtagcgggtattggatgattagaggcagagtcatcgaagtttagcaaggtagctgccggcattCGCAGTAATGCTTTTATCCCTCTTAATTTCATTAATCTGTATTTTGTACATTTCAgacttttcagttgtatttagaccctagtagatgctcgtgacttgtgaaaCCCCGGTATCGGACAATGATTGGGTTGTATTCTGCACATTATACTATCTTTTGTTTAGTCTTTGGCTTATTTACTCATGCTTAGACTGATtgttaatgtttaactatttaaaaattgaattgggacaagttggttggccttgtcttcacgagaggcgccatcatgaccgggcccgggtttaggatcgtgacaagttggtatcagagcctaggttacataagtctcatgagtcatgagcagttttagtagagtctcgcggatcggtacagagacgtctgtatttatcctcgagaggctgcagaacctttaggaaaacttcacatccttgaattcttatcttgcgtcctttgattcatcttgaaatgtaactctttgaatttcttccaTGCGTTTGTGTGTGTGCATGAGCGCTTAGTATCAGATgagcatcgatggcttgtgattccctgatcgaggggtgagatgtgatctATGTGAGTTGATGTGGtctagtctagaggacttgaggacAGATTTTTGCCTTTAACTTGAGCACCGAGGAGCTAATTGTATGAGCAAGTGTTTTTTAActtatatgttcattattgtccctattagtagaagaGACGGCTGgatgactatgtgatgagtatattagtactgcgagatgtatccatatgatttggaagtgGCGAGAtaggtctgctggaggatagaagaactattaggtgcttgaattccatcttgattcgaggtatagcctcGAGATATGGGAGTGTGatgaatcttttcatgtttcctagttgggagtgaagtaaatttcatgttgcggtatgagttcaaactcaagaagactaagtgactgcataaagtttatgatggtggaaggtatgcggaaaggttagttcgaggcgaagcaggtgggtcaTCTCCTACGGAGTGTTCGAAATTTTGTGCgatctttatgttgtctgttagaagatctcacttgcaagtgaaagatatgtgttgaaatttaaattggGTCTCTTAAGATAGTGGGTTTAATTGTAGTAaaagtgaatgcgagatttgcagaagaattaaagtactagatgatctgtgttttcacaagctaaCAAAGGATttaagtttaatctcactatggtattatggaagcaatAGAGTACATGCGTTATGAGTCATTGAGCGTGTTTTAATCTATGGCTTTGGGCCAAGTGGGGGAGCCTGCTATTAATTAGTTggttgcacggttatgtgctatgtcaGTTCTAGTTTGAGGCGTTCGTGTGAACCAGTTATGGCTGGCAGAGcttgagatcgaggatggctcgagtaaaggaaaattcttgGCAAAGGTTATAGGATGCTTCACAAGTTTGTGAGAATCATGGGATGTCTTGAGtcgttgttggtaaaggatgctcggtgaatagagcaggaagttgcttggttgtaattgaatgatgtcacattctgcggtgtcggagtgctaatgaggcacaatttgttcggttcgtttgatctggctaattgcagtttgagtagagtggatcactctcgagaatggttctaatgggctCAAGATTttgcatgtaataattggagattttcatgTTGTAATTTTGGccagaaactgaggtttgcatttggAGAGTGTCAAGatttgtggtatttctatatcaattatgggctTCTATACATCGGTGCAATACCAGCCCCTTggacaatcacatagaacaataccagcccctcgggctatatctcacatcacaatgggtacccgcgctcactaggggtgtgcagactcttagaggggccccttacggcccaagcgcaatatcaagccatctcgtggcatcatctatAGGCTCTCGGCCACATATCAACgaaccacctcgtggcgtacatatctcaggcccccagcctcataatcaaaatcagtgtatcaccgatgcagcgtgcagcccgacccaaaagtatcctcacaacacaggccctcggtcttacttagtcaaaaatcacataagccacacgggcaacagtaaaacatgatgttcaacCCAAAatgttatttaaaatatcattttaagtgttaaagcagagtaaacatggttgagttttgaaaacagtagaatatagcatgactgagtacaactTTAAAATCAAaagagtgaggaaatatcaataaaaaccccgaagggttcaaatagttggcacaaagcccaaatatggaattcaGCCCAATAATgctgatagcaaatagatttcagtcaaatatgcggtaaaatcattaatcgggagagaccaagtcacaatccccaatagtgcatgacctcACACTCATCATCaaacgtgtgcctcacctcaatatagcactacgatgtgcaatccagggtttcaaaccctcagaacatcacttaccatcattactcaccttgatccAGTCCaacctctagcccgcgatgccttcaCCGGCacaaatcgacctccggatgctccaaatctagccacaatcagtacataattattaaaatatgcaaagggaacgaaacccactcgaaaatatccaatttacatccaaATCCCCCCCCCGGACCAtgtctcgaaactcgataaaattaacatcaatggaatcctcaacttctcacgagttcgt
This region includes:
- the LOC138875782 gene encoding uncharacterized protein produces the protein MIFEGNEINRVTFSVATKTNVFITHSKGLRELDKDNITFTKEDENGLLLLYNGALVISLNVLDFKIKRVLVDPGRLTYIIQWRVLKHAILIRSIVSATKLLAIFNLVSMTTLCEIVFPTNAKRVMKTTLFEVVDCDMEYNIILGRPWLHEMIVVPSTYHQLLKYSAPEGVKQIRDDQPATKEMKAILVSSSKEKEHAT